One Arthrobacter sp. StoSoilB20 DNA segment encodes these proteins:
- a CDS encoding alpha/beta hydrolase, producing the protein MGFIKVGTENTTDIELYYEDHGTGQPVVLIHGYPLDGGSWEKQTAALLNAGYRVITYDRRGFGKSSKPTTGYDYDTFAADLNTVLETLDLQDVVLAGFSMGTGEVGRYLGTYGEARVAKAAFLASLEPFLLQTDDNPTGVPSSVFDGIRNAAIEDRYAWFTNFYNDFFNTDNFLGNRLSEEALRNSWNVAAGSSWYASFAVVDSWLTDFRSDIEKVTVPSLIVHGTDDRILPIDATGREFTKRLPSAEYVEIEDAPHGMLWTHGAEINEILLRFLAK; encoded by the coding sequence ATGGGTTTCATCAAGGTCGGCACCGAGAACACCACGGACATTGAGCTCTACTACGAAGACCACGGAACGGGCCAGCCCGTAGTCCTGATCCACGGCTACCCGCTGGACGGCGGCTCCTGGGAAAAGCAGACCGCAGCCCTCCTCAACGCCGGCTACCGGGTCATCACCTACGATCGCCGCGGATTCGGCAAGTCCAGCAAGCCGACCACCGGCTACGACTACGACACCTTTGCAGCCGACCTCAACACGGTCCTTGAAACCCTGGACCTGCAGGACGTAGTGCTGGCTGGCTTCTCGATGGGCACCGGCGAAGTTGGACGCTACCTCGGCACCTACGGCGAAGCCCGCGTAGCCAAGGCCGCGTTCCTGGCATCCCTCGAGCCGTTCCTCCTCCAGACGGACGACAACCCCACCGGCGTTCCGTCATCAGTGTTCGACGGCATCCGCAACGCCGCCATTGAGGACCGCTACGCCTGGTTCACCAACTTCTACAACGACTTCTTCAACACCGATAACTTCCTGGGCAACCGCCTCAGCGAAGAAGCGCTGCGCAATTCCTGGAACGTCGCCGCCGGCTCTTCCTGGTACGCATCCTTCGCAGTAGTGGATTCCTGGCTCACCGACTTCCGCTCCGACATCGAGAAGGTCACCGTCCCGTCCCTGATTGTCCACGGCACCGATGACCGCATCCTGCCGATCGATGCCACCGGCCGCGAGTTCACCAAGCGCCTGCCCTCTGCCGAATACGTGGAGATCGAAGACGCGCCGCACGGCATGCTCTGGACGCACGGGGCTGAAATTAACGAGATCCTGCTGCGCTTCCTGGCCAAGTAG